In Streptacidiphilus sp. P02-A3a, the DNA window CGCCAGCGCGATGTGGCGGCGGAACGACTCCTGCTGGATCTCGACGCCTTCCGGGCCGGTCCGGTAGTAGTCGAGGCCGGTCTCGCCGACGCCCTTGACCTGCGGCAGCGCCGCCAGCTCGTCGATGGCGGCGATCGCCTCGTCCAGCGCGGCCGGGCCGCCGGGCCCGCGCCGCCGCCCGCTCCAGCCGTCCGGGTCGCCGAGGACGATCCGGGGCGCCTCGTTCGGGTGCAGCGACACCGTCGCGTGGACGTTCTCGTGCGCCTCGGCCAGCCGCGCGGCCCACACCGAGCCGTCCAGGTCGCAGCCGACCTGGACGACGGTGGTGACCCCGACCGAGGCGGCCTTGGCCAGCCCGGCCTCGGCCCCGTCCTGCTGCATGTCCAGGTGGGTGTGCGAGTCGGCGACGGCCACCCGCAGCGGCTCCGGCAGCGGCGGGGCGACGTTCTTGTCGGACTGGGACTTCTTCGACTGGGCCATGGGGCCATCCTCCCTCGGACGGCCCCGACCCCGACAACCAGATAAAACGGATGCCGCGAACGGGTGCCGCAACCGGTGCCGCGGCGCTCAGGCCTCCGGTCGCTCCTCCAGCCGCGGGAAGAGGATCTCGCCCTTGGTCACCGTCACCCCGGCCGGGAGCAGCCCCCAGCCGGCGGCGCGGGCGACCTGCTGCTCGGCCAGCGCGCCGAGCACCGGCTCCGCGCCCAGGGAGTCCCAGAGCAGCCCGCTGACCCGCGGCATCACCGGGTTGAGCAGCACCGCGATCCCGCGCAGCGACTCGGCCGCCGCGTACAGGACGGTGGCCAGCCGGGCCTGTCCGGCCGCCGAGGTGTCCTTGGCGACCTTCCACGGCTCCTGCTCGGTGAGGTAGCCGTTGACCTGCTTGACGAACTCGAAGATCGCGGCGATGCCGCCGGAGAAGTCCAGCTTCTCGCCGATCCGGTCGTCCGCCTCGGCGAAGGCCCGTGCCAGGCCCACGGCCAGTTGCTCCTCGGCCGGGCCGCTGTCGGCGGCGGCGGGCAGCACGCCGCCGAAGTACTTGCCGACCATGGCGGCCACCCGGGAGGCCAGGTTGCCGAAGTCGTTGGC includes these proteins:
- a CDS encoding TatD family hydrolase, which translates into the protein MAQSKKSQSDKNVAPPLPEPLRVAVADSHTHLDMQQDGAEAGLAKAASVGVTTVVQVGCDLDGSVWAARLAEAHENVHATVSLHPNEAPRIVLGDPDGWSGRRRGPGGPAALDEAIAAIDELAALPQVKGVGETGLDYYRTGPEGVEIQQESFRRHIALAKKHAKALVIHDRDAHDDVLRILREEGAPERTVFHCYSGDAEMAKVCAEAGYYLSFAGPVTFPANQHLRDALAVTPLDRVLVETDAPFLTPAPYRGRPNAPYLIPVTLRAMAVVRGLDEDAMATALAANTARAFDY